One Bufo gargarizans isolate SCDJY-AF-19 chromosome 4, ASM1485885v1, whole genome shotgun sequence DNA window includes the following coding sequences:
- the LOC122933677 gene encoding gastrula zinc finger protein XlCGF57.1-like: MSDFRTDCGVTEDTHEEHAVISDVASAFHSKDLSSDPLDGFQSSNSSQTVKQNKSHRRSAQHQRSHTGENALSCSECGKCCKSKSYLMRHQRSHIGEKPFSCSECEKHFNCKSKLVTHERTHTGEKPFSCSECEKHFASKSKLVIHERTHTGEKPFSCPECEEHFNCKSKLVIHERTHTGEKPFSCSECEKSFNRKSHLVIHERTHTGEKPFSCSECEKHFNSKSHLVRHKRTHTGEKPFSCSECRKCYQRKSQLLEHQRIHTGVKPFCCLECGKCFTDKSSLVKHQRLHTGEKQYSCLECRKCFARKSTLVKHQRRHTGEKPFSCLECGKCFARKSILVIHEKGHTGEKPFSCLECGKSFPQKSNLVGHQRIHTGEKPFSCLECGKSFPEKSNLVGHQRIHTGEKPFSCLECGKSFPHKSSLTIHQRIHTGEKPFSCLECGKSFPQKSYLTIHQRIHTAKK; this comes from the coding sequence ATGTCCGATTTTAGAACAGATTGTGGTGTCACAGAAGATACACATGAAGAGCATGCTGTTATCTCAGATGTAGCCTCAGCCTTTCACAGCAAAGATCTATCATCTGATCCTTTGGATGGATTTCAATCATCTAATTCATCACAGACTGTTAAGCAAAATAAAAGCCACAGACGAAGTGCTCAACATCAAAGAAGTCATACAGGGGAGAATGctctttcatgctcagaatgtgggaaatgttgtaAATCTAAATCATATCTTATgagacatcagagaagtcacataggcgagaagccattttcatgttcagaatgtgaaaaacatTTTAACTGTAAATCAAaacttgttacacatgagagaactcacacaggggagaagccattttcatgttcagaatgtgaaaaacatTTTGCCTCTAAATCAaaacttgttatacatgagagaactcatacaggggagaagccattttcatgtccagaatgtgaaGAACATTTTAACTGTAAATCAaaacttgttatacatgagagaactcacacaggggagaagccattttcatgttcagaatgtgaaaaatcttttaaccgtaaatcacatcttgttatacatgagagaactcacacaggggagaagccattttcatgttcagaatgtgaaaaacattttaacagtaaatcacatcttgttagacataagagaactcacacaggggagaagccattttcatgttcagaatgtaggaAATGTTATCAGCGGAAATCACAACTTCttgaacatcagagaattcacacaggggtaaagccattttgttgtttagaatgtgggaaatgttttactgacAAATCctctcttgttaaacatcagagacttcacacaggggagaagcaatATTCTTGTTTAGAATGTAGGAAATGTTTTGCTCGTAAATCAACTCtagttaaacatcagagaaggcacacaggggagaagccattttcttgtttagaatgtgggaaatgttttgctcgTAAATCAattcttgttatacatgagaaaggtcacacaggggagaagccattttcttgtttagaatgtgggaaatctttcccGCAGAAATCAAATCTAGttggacatcagagaattcacacaggggagaagccattttcttgtttagaatgtgggaaatctttcccAGAGAAATCAAATCTAGttggacatcagagaattcacacaggggagaagccattttcttgtttagaatgtgggaaatcttttccACATAAATCATCTCTtactatacatcagagaattcacacaggggaaaagccattttcttgtttagaatgtgggaaatcttttccACAGAAATCATATCTtactatacatcagagaattcacactgcAAAGAAGTGA